Proteins from a single region of Acinonyx jubatus isolate Ajub_Pintada_27869175 chromosome D3, VMU_Ajub_asm_v1.0, whole genome shotgun sequence:
- the SF3A1 gene encoding splicing factor 3A subunit 1: MPAGPVQAVPPPPPAATEPKQPTEEEASSKEDSTPSKPVVGIIYPPPEVRNIVDKTASFVARNGPEFEARIRQNEINNPKFNFLNPNDPYHAYYRHKVSEFKEGKAQEPSAAIPKVMQQQQQATQQQLPQKVQAQVIQETIVPKEPPPEFEFIADPPSISAFDLDVVKLTAQFVARNGRQFLTQLMQKEQRNYQFDFLRPQHSLFNYFTKLVEQYTKILIPPKGLFTKLKKEAENPREVLDQVCYRVEWAKFQERERKKEEEEKEKERVAYAQIDWHDFVVVETVDFQPNEQGNFPPPTTPEELGARILIQERYEKFGESEEVEMEVESDEEDEKQEKTEEPPSQLDQDTQVQDMDEGSDDEEEGQKVPPPPETPMPPPLPPTPDQVIVRKDYDPKASKPLPPAPAPDEYLVSPITGEKIPASKMQEHMRIGLLDPRWLEQRDRSIREKQSDDEVYAPGLDIESSLKQLAERRTDIFGVEETAIGKKIGEEEIQKPEEKVTWDGHSGSMARTQQAAQANITLQEQIEAIHKAKGLVPEDDTKEKIGPSKPNELPQQPPPPSSATNIPSSAPPITSVPRPPAMPPPVRTTVVSAVPVMPRPPMASVVRLPPGSVIAPMPPIIHAPRINVVPMPPSAPPIMAPRPPPMIVPTAFVPAPPVAPVPAPAPMPPVHPPPPMEDEPASKKLKTEDSLVPEEEFLRRNKGPVSIKVQVPNMQDKTEWKLNGQVLVFTLPLTDQVSVIKVKIHEATGMPAGKQKLQYEGIFIKDSNSLAYYNMANGAVIHLALKERGGRKK; this comes from the exons ATGCCGGCCGGACCCGTGCAGGCGGtgcccccgccgccgccggcgGCCACCGAGCCCAAACAG CCCACAGAAGAAGAAGCTTCTTCAAAGGAGGATTCTACTCCCTCCAAGCCAGTGGTGGGAATTATTTATCCTCCTCCAGAGGTCAGGAATATCGTTGACAAGACTGCCAGCTTTGTGGCCAG AAATGGACCTGAATTTGAAGCTAGGATACGACAGAATGAGATCAACAATCCCAAGTTTAACTTCTTGAACCCCAATGACCCTTACCATGCCTACTACCGCCACAAGGTCAGCGAGTTCAAGGAGGGGAAGGCTCAGGAGCCCTCGGCTGCCAtccccaaggtcatgcagcagcagcagcaggccaCCCAGCAGCAGCTGCCCCAGAAG GTCCAAGCCCAGGTAATCCAAGAGACCATCGTGCCCAAAGAGCCCCCTCCCGAGTTTGAGTTCATCGCAGACCCCCCCTCCATCTCAGCCTTCGACCTGGATGTGGTGAAGCTGACGGCTCAGTTTGTGGCCAGGAATGGCCGCCAGTTTCTGACCCAGCTGATGCAGAAAGAACAGCGCAACTACCAGTTTGACTTCCTCCGCCCTCAGCACAGCCTTTTCAACTACTTCACGAAGCTGGTGGAGCAGTACACCAAG ATCTTGATTCCACCTAAAGGGTTATTTACAAAGCTCAAGAAAGAGGCTGAGAATCCCCGAGAAGTTTTGGACCAG gtGTGTTACCGGGTGGAGTGGGCCAAGTTCCAGGAgcgagagaggaagaaggaagaagaggaaaaggagaaggagcgGGTGGCGTATGCACAGATCGACTGGCATGATTTTGTTGTGGTAGAAACAGTAGACTTCCAACCCAATGAGCAAG GAAACTTCCCTCCCCCTACCACGCCGGAGGAGCTGGGGGCCCGAATCCTTATTCAGGAGCGCTATGAGAAGTTTGGGGAAAGTGAAGAGGTTGAGATGGAGGTCGAGTCTGATGAGGAggatgagaaacaagaaaaaacgGAGGAGCCTCCTTCCCAGTTGGACCAGGACACCCAAGTGCAAGACATGGATGAG GGTTCAGATGATGAAGAAGAAGGGCAGaaagtgcccccacccccagagacaCCCatgcctcctcctctgcccccgaCTCCAGACCAAGTCATTGTTCGGAAGGATTATGACCCTAAAG cttccaagcccctgcctccagcccctgcaCCAGATGAATATCTCGTGTCTCCCATCACGGGGGAGAAGATCCCTGCCAGCAAAATGCAGGAACACATGCGCATCGGGCTTCTCGATCCCCGCTGGCTGGAGCAGCGAGACCGCTCCATCCGTGAGAAGCAGAGTGATGATGAGGTGTATGCACCAG GTCTGGATATCGAAAGCAGCTTGAAACAGTTGGCTGAGCGGCGTACTGACATCTTCGGTGTAGAGGAAACAGCCATTGGTAAGAAGATTGGTGAGGAGGAGatccagaagccagaggaaaag GTGACCTGGGACGGTCACTCAGGCAGCATGGCGCGGACCCAGCAGGCTGCCCAGGCCAATATCACCCTCCAGGAGCAGATTGAGGCCATCCACAAGGCCAAGGGCCTAGTGCCAGAGGATGATACGAAGGAGAAGATTGGTCCCAGCAAACCCAATGAACTTCCTCAGCAGCCACCACCTCCATCTTCAGCCACCAACATTcctagctctgcccctcccattaCCTCTGTGCCTCGGCCACCCGCA ATGCCACCTCCTGTTCGTACCACGGTTGTGTCTGCAGTACCTGTCATGCCCCGCCCCCCGATGGCATCAGTGGTCCGACTACCCCCAGGCTCAGTGATTGCCCCCATGCCGCCAATCATCCATGCACCCAGGATCAATGTGGTGCCCatgcctccctcagcccctcctatCATGgcaccccgcccaccccccatGATTGTGCCAACAG CATTTGTGCCTGCTCCTCCTGTGGCACCTGTCCCAGCTCCAGCCCCCATGCCCCctgtccaccccccacctcccatggaGGATGAGCCTGCCTCCaagaaactgaagacagaggacagccTTGTGCCTGAGGAAGAGTTCCTACGCAGAAATAAG GGTCCAGTGTCCATCAAAGTCCAAGTGCCCAACATGCAGGATAAGACTGAATGGAAACTGAATGGACAAGTTCTGGTCTTCACCCTCCCGCTGACAGATCAG gTCTCTGTCATCAAGGTGAAGATTCACGAAGCCACGGGTATGCCCGCAGGGAAACAGAAGCTGCAGTATGAG GGCATTTTCATCAAGGATTCCAACTCACTGGCTTACTACAACATGGCCAATGGCGCTGTCATCCACCTGGCCCTCAAGGAGAGAGGCGGGAGGAAGAAGTAG